AGTCCAAAAGCTTTCATAGAATCCAGAATCATCTCTTCCCCGGTTTTTTGAGCGAATTCCACTGCAGCCCTGTATTGCTCAAACTTTTTTCTTCCTGCCGGGGTAAATACAAGGAAATTCTGATTTGGATTATCCATCGAGTAAGGCTTGATAGTTATCTCAATTCTTTTAATCCCTTTTCCTACGAGAGCTCCGACAGCATTACCTACGCTCGCCTGCTCGGGAACAATAATATCTGCATCTATGAGGGCTTTCAGTTCCCCATAGTAGGCTTTTACTGGTCCTCCTAGCAGAACGATGGGAATATTTACCTTGTACTGGACAGGAACCTCTTCTTCCAGCATCATTTTTATTCCATCTTTTCCCTTTCCTTCCATTATAAAGGACATCAGGCTGTAAGCCATATTTCTGGCAACTTGATGCTTTACTTTTTTACAGAAGACATGCACTCCCATTTGAGTAAAGCGAGAAAGTTTTTTTGCTCCGATCAGGGCAGTCTCTACATCCCATTCCGTATATTCCCCAAGGACGTGCAGGGCGTCAGTGGGCGTAAAGCCTATTGCCTGGATCATCCGCTGGTTGAGCAGGGAATCAAGGATTGCAGGAGAAGGAACACGCTTCATTTTATTTAATATTTCGTGGATAGAAATTGGTTCGTCTCCTATAACTTCCAGCAGCTTTTTCTCACTCTCTGTGGGGTTGACGGGTATTACTCCGGTTCTTACAAAAAACTTGGTGGGCTGGATATGCTCATTAAGCATTGTCCTTAAAGGGATGGGATTCTTTTCAAGTTTTTCTTTAAAGTTGGGGTATTTTATCGCGGCAAAACAGAGGGGAATGACTCTTTTTGGCCCTATCCTTATGCATTTCTTGAACCAAACATGGCTATCTCCTCCGTTTGCGGAGCTTTCCATTTTTATAGCTTTTACGTGGGTTTGCCAGCCTCCAACAATTGCCCCTTTCTCACAGAGTTCTGGCACGCCGTTTTTAATTATAGAAACATCTGTGCTCGTCCCTCCAACA
The Methanosarcina sp. WWM596 DNA segment above includes these coding regions:
- a CDS encoding hydantoinase/oxoprolinase N-terminal domain-containing protein — encoded protein: MQYSLGIDAGGTYTDVVILRDSDSSILDTGKAVTTYPNLMTGIRNAIDKLNPEYLKKVKLVSVSTTLSTNTIMERTGYPVGLILVGDYTIPKELPADYCITVKGGHDSNGNELHPLDITAVEQFAVSLKNKVSAFAVSSYFSTRNPEHELKIKNIILKLTGHPVVCGYELSQELGAYERATTAVLNAQLIPITYQFIHSIMSEVKERKLDATVLMLKCDGSVIDIKGAKLRPIETIFSGPAASIMGASHLSGLDTCAVIDVGGTSTDVSIIKNGVPELCEKGAIVGGWQTHVKAIKMESSANGGDSHVWFKKCIRIGPKRVIPLCFAAIKYPNFKEKLEKNPIPLRTMLNEHIQPTKFFVRTGVIPVNPTESEKKLLEVIGDEPISIHEILNKMKRVPSPAILDSLLNQRMIQAIGFTPTDALHVLGEYTEWDVETALIGAKKLSRFTQMGVHVFCKKVKHQVARNMAYSLMSFIMEGKGKDGIKMMLEEEVPVQYKVNIPIVLLGGPVKAYYGELKALIDADIIVPEQASVGNAVGALVGKGIKRIEITIKPYSMDNPNQNFLVFTPAGRKKFEQYRAAVEFAQKTGEEMILDSMKAFGLPKSSVKIDTSIEYLVPPEWKHTPMETKIMFVGVCTPGFPID